From Terriglobales bacterium:
GGGAGTGGCGGAGGTGTGAGGACCAATGGCCACCTTCACCGATCTTTCGCCGAGAGCCGCGAACCAGGCCTTGGGAACACGCACTTCGGGCGGTGGGCAGCGCCAGAACAGATAGGAAGGAGCAGTGGGTATGACTAAAAAGTCTGGGTCAAAACTGTCTACTCTCCGTTTAGCTTCTTCCACACTGAAGTTCTCCAGCTGCGCATCAATCAGCAAGGCCTCGTGGCCGGCCTCGCGCACTTTGTCATAGCTGAAAAGCAACTCAAGAGGATAGTGGGGCTCCTGGCATCCGAAATAGATCGAACCGGTGAAGCTCCAGTTGGGATTCACAAGCGCGAATTTCACGCCGCCACCTCGGGGACGTGCTCCAGCGAGGTTCCCGGCAGACGCTCGGCCACCGCCGCAGGGGTGAAGAGCTCACGATTTCGCCTCCACCACTCGTACATCGCTTCCAGTGTTTCAGGAAGACTGATCTGCGGTTTCCACCCCGTATCGCGACGCAACTTGCTGAAGTCGGTTACATACACCAGTTGATCGCCTGGCCGCATGGGAGAAAGCTGATACTGGAGAGTACGTCCCGTCAGTCGCCTGATTTCGGTGATCAACTCCAAGAGGGACGCGGTGTTTCCCTGTCCACCGCCGACGTTGTACACCTGACCTGCTGTGTTCGCCCGGTGCTCACGTGCTGCTTCAAACGCACGCAGCAAATCGTCAACGCAAAGAATGTCGCGTACCTGCCGACCGTCGCCGTAGATGTAGACCGGGCTGCCGCTCAGCGCGGAATAGAGGAAATGTGCCACCCAGCCCTGGTCTTCATTGCCAAACTGGTGCGGACCGGCGATGCAAGACATGCGGAATACAACAGTGGGAATTTTAAAAATCCGCGCATAGTCGTGCACGTACTGGTCAGCCGCTCCTTTCGAGCAGCCGTAAGGGGAGTGGAAATCGAGGGGCTGTGATTCGGGTACGCCCCAAACGTCCGCATACCCATAACGGGTGGCGCTGGCGATCAAGCGGTAAGAGTTGAGTTCGCCATAAACTTTGTTGGTGGAAGTGAACAACAGGAAGGGACGGCGATCACTCTTGCGAATCGCCTCCAAGATATTGAAAGTACCTCCCATATTCACTTCGAAATCGGTACGAGGGTCGCTCACTGAGGTGGTGACCGCCACCTGTGCCGCAAAATGGTAGATCTCTGTGGCGGAGCGAACCGCACGCTCTACCATGGCAGAGTTGCGCACATCGCCAATTGTGATCTGCAGCCGGCCCGACCGCCCGGCAATGCTCTGCAGCTCTGCAAGGTTATGCCGCACCCCCTGCCGAGAAAGATTGTCATAGATGTGGACTTTTGCGTCAGTATTTGCGAGCAGACACCGCGCCCAATTAGAACCTATGAAGCCAGCCCCACCGAATATCAGCACCGACCGGAATGATTCTGTTTTTTTCATTTCGTTACTCGATAAATGCATTCGCCAATAAAGCGTGCTTGAGATTTTCTATTGAAGAATTCAGGCCGCCAGACCATATTGCGTAAGTTTTTCAACCGCCTCTGCCGCTCGATCCTCCGCGGTTTGCGAGCCCAACCAGCGCACCAATTCTTGAATACCATCCGCAAAACGCACCTGCGGCTCATATCCGAGCAGCTTTCGAGCCGCAGAAATGTCCGCAAAGCAGTGACGAATATCTCCGCCACGGTACTTTCCAGTAATCTCCGGACTCAAGTCGCTGCCCAACGCCCGAGCCAATTCGCAAGCTACGTCGCGGACTGTGATTGCCTCGCCCGAACCCACGTTCAGGGCTCTTCCGTTCGCATTTGCAAGTTCCATCGCCAGCAAGTTGGCCTGTACTACGTCGTAGACGCTTACGAAATCCCGCATTTGCAACCCATCTTCAAACACCAGCGGAGGATTTCCGTTCATCAGCCGCGAGGCGAAGATTGCAGCGACCCCGGTATATGGATTGGAGAGGGCCTGGCGGGAACCATAGATGTTGAAGTAGCGGAGGGCCACGACGGGCAGCTCATAGGTCCGCCCGAAAAGCAGTGCCATCTCCTCCTGATCTTTCTTCGAAAGCGCGTAGATGGAGGTAGCCTGCAGGGGCTTTGATTCGTCGGTGCCCACGGGCTTCAAAACGGAGCCACAGCGGGGGCAAAGGGCCTCCCAGGATTTTTGTTTGAGCTGAGCTGTTGGTCTAGGTGGAGGGGCCACCTCCCCGCAAGTGGAGCAAAGGTATTTACCTTCACCATAAATTGACATTGAAGATGCGACGATCAGTTTCTCTATTCGGCAGCGGGTATCAAGCAGCGCCTGAAGCAGATTGGCGGTGCCTTGCGTATTTGCGCCCATGTAATGGGCGATCTCGTACATGGACTGACCCACTCCGACGGCGGCGGCCAGGTGAAATATCACATCTACATTGCGGACTGCCTCGCGAACCTGGTCGGGGTCACGCATGTCGCCGTTAACAAATTCGATTTCAGAAGCCAAATATCCGGGACGCCCATCGGCATGAACCTGTGGCGTCAAATTGTCATAAACGCGGACCGTGTGCCCACGTTTTAACAAGGCATCAATGAGGTGCGATCCTAAAAATCCGGCTCCACCGGTGACCAACACTCTCTTGTTATTCATGTCCGCTTCAGATAAATGCGGAGAAAGATCTGGAGGCCCCTTTTGCCACCATGCTCCGCCGCATCAAGAGGTTGGATGGATAAGTACTTACCTGAGATGCCATCCGGAGGGCGACAGAGTCAGCCCTTCAAAGACGCTCAATGACGGCTCCTGGCCAGCGCTGACAACACTGTCTGGAACGTTTTGCGAGCTAGCGGGCAGCACTGAAATCTTTTGCAATAGGAAAGCCTAGCTCGCGGTGGTTATTTGCAGTTGTGGGAGCATAGCGGTCCACCGCCCACGCTGCAAAATCAGCAAAGTCTTGCGATTGCTTCGGCGGACTCGTGTAGTGAGGAACCATGCCCAAGTGTTCTGGTGTGAAACAAAGAGTGAGAGTAGTCTCGAACTCATCCAATGCGTGCATCTGACGGTCGAACCAGATTTGCGCGTCAGGACGAAAAGAATCTGCCCAGCTGATCCCGGTTCTCAGATAACGAACCCCGAGCCGACGGAGCCATTGCACGCCCGTTTCCAAACGGTGATCCTGATAATGAAACCACTGGCAGATGCCCAGTCCTTGTGGAAAGTCGGACGCCGATATCTTGGGAGTACCGTCTTCCCGCAACAGTCCCATGTAATAGTGCCGATAATAGGAACTGCCTTCCGATTCTTTGTGGCGAGTGGTAGCGGTCCAGGTTGCGGGCAAATCAAAGAGGCTGTACCAATGAATCCGTTCGACCAAAGGAAGCAGGAGTTCGGCAGTTTTGTGCAGTCCAAATAGCTGCACTTCCTCAGCTCCGAAGGACGATGCGCCGGCTTCGGAAACCCACACCGGCTTGTCGGTCACCTGTCGAATTTCGTCAATCTTCTCCGGCCAGCTATGAATGTCCCAGTGGTTCCAGTCGAGTGGAAAACCGTGGACCGCGACAATATCAACTTCCTTGAGCACGCCGTGCGAGGCCATCAGTTGCATGAAATTGGGATCTATAGGAGAAATGCCACCCAACACGACCTTCAGGCTGGGATTAACGCCGCGAATCGCGCGGGCTGCAGTGATTGCCATTTCCGCAAACAATTTCCAGTCGGGATCTACTTTGAAGTCCCAATGGGAAAGATTGTTGGGTTCATTCCACAGCATCACGGCTTCAACCATTTCAAGCTCCGTCTTTCATTGTTGGCTGCGGGCGTCTACAGTGTGCCCGCTAGTTCAAGATCGAGAATGTATTGTCCATCTCGGACAGCGTTTCGCGGTGTGCAAAGCCATGTCTCTGCCTCAGGATGAGCCATGATTTGCAAGCCAGAACTGCGCAGCATTGCTTCAGCGGCCGGACGATTCGGCAGCCACCAGTTGGTAGGATCGTCGGCGTAGCTGTGCTCGATAAAATACATGCAGGGAAAATCCGGGCTCTCGAATATCTGCTTATTCCAGAAGTGGTAGTTCTTGTCCCACTGCTTTGCTGCTTCCGATCCTCTGATCATGGTCTGGAAGAGCAAGCTTCCGCGGACCTTCTTAATGACTTTATCCAGCGCGAAGAGTGGGTACCGCAGGTGATAAAACACACCCATGAACAACACGTAATCGAACTGACCGGAAATCTGGTCAACCTCATAGACCGAACGCTTCTCAAATTGAATGTCCAAACCCAGGGTTTGTGCGGCAAAACGAGCCTGGTTAAGGTAGCGATCGTCCACGTCAATTCCCAGCACCCGGTCGGCTCCTCGACGCTTCATCTCGATGGAGTAGAAGCCGCCATTACAGCCGATATCCAGTACCTCCGCGCCCCTGAGGTCATCAGGAATTGCGGACGCAATGTGTTTCCACTTGACCTGGGGGAAGTCTCCTAAAAAATGGTTGGGAGCGGTCGGAATGCCGTAAAGATCAAGGTTGTGGAACCATTCACCCAATTCATCAATCCGGTGGGCCAGCGCCTCTCGATTCAGGGAAGTAATCGCCGGTGCGGCTGGCATTCCAGGTTTGTGATTTGTGGTCCCGGGCAGATTTGAGGTTGACATTGTGCGTGGCACTTGAGCCTAACAAGGCGGGAACACAGCGCAAAGCAGGTGTTCCGTCTCTGGGCGAGATTAGATGCCGGACCCATAGCTGAGATGCCCTCCGGGGCCCTGGACACCAAGTCCGAATGATGGCAGGGCCTTAGCTGGGAACCTCAGCTGTGATGCCCAATCGTGAGCAGAGATCAGTGGTTCGCTCCTGAATGGATCGGATTTTCGACTGCGCTACTGGAGGCAGGCCCGGCACGCCCAATACCAGATCGCAGGAGAGCAGAATGGCGGTAACTGAGTCACGTAGTTCATTGCGCAAATTGCGCTCTGCCTGGTCATGCGCCTGTTGGGTCTCGCGCCGGTGGCGTTCCAAAGCGTGCCGCAAATCCCGCGCGACCCGTTCGGCACTGCTGATGCCCAGATTTACAAAGAGAGTGACGCCGGCGCCGGTATGCCGCAGCAAGACTTCGGCCCCATCGGGGTCGGCTTCGGCGAGAGATTCATCTATGATAACTGCGGAATACTCAGCCGAGCGCAACATTCTGCTGGCCTGTCGAAAACTCTCCGCCGATTCGGTGCTTTCCTGGGTTCCTGTCTGCAATGCGGCGGCGCATTCTTTAGCGCATGCTGAAGGCGTGATTAGAAGAATCATGCCCCCGCGAGTTGCACGTCCGGGGCCGAAGTGTCGCGCTTGAAAACAACCGGGTTAGCATCTGTGGTTACGAGCGCTTTCCCCGACTGGTACGGGCCTTTGGGAAAGCGGTCAGTTTTGGGAAGTGTACTCTTTGAGTTTTCGGTACAGGGTAGTCTTACCGATGCCCAGGAGCTTGGCCGCCAGCAGCTTGTCGCCATTAAGCTGCTCGATGGCACTCAAGATGGTTTGCCTCTCCAACTCAGCAATGGGCAGAATCTTGCCATCGCCGGAGTCCCCCAGCTGTACGGGAGATTGGGCATTCTGCAGTGCGGTTGGCATATCTGCTATGTGAAGCACAGGGCCTGAACTCATGGCGACTGCGCGCTCCAGGCAGTTCTCCAGCTCTCGAACATTGCCCGGCCAATCATACGAGAGCATGACCTTGAGGGCGTCATCGGAAAGAGTGCGCTGCACTCCCGTGCTGCGTGCCAGGCGATCCAAAAAATGGCTTGCCATTAAAGGAATGTCTTGCCGCCGCTCGCGCAGGGGAGGAATGCGCAGCGTGAGCACGTTCAGGCGAAAGTAGAGGTCACGCCGAAAGGTTCCCTGGGCGACGCCCTGCTCCAGGTCGCGGTTAGTAGCTGCAAGAATGCGAACATTGATAGGCATGCTTTTGGTGCTGCCCACCGCTCGAATTTCCTTTTCCTGGATCGCGCGCAGCAGTTTGGCCTGCAAGTCCACTGAAAGTTCGGCGATCTCGTCTAGAAACACTGTCCCGCTGTCGGCGATTGCCAGCAGCCCATCCTTGGAGCGGGCAGCGCCGGTAAATGCGCCGCGTACATATCCGAAGAGTTCGCTCTCGATCAGGGTGGGAACTAAAGAGCCACAGTCCACTGCAATGAAGGGACGGTCACGATAGGGTCCAGAAAAATGGATAGAGCGTGCCACCAGCTCTTTCCCCGTGCCACTTTCTCCCAAGATGAGCACGGGATGGGTGCTGTGTGCCGCCTTGGAGATGATGCGAAACAACTTTTCCATCTCTGGCGAGCGGCCCACGATGTTGCCGAACCCCTGTTTGGACTTTGCTTTTTCCCGCAACATTCGGTTTTCCGTCTTAAGTTTTAGACTCCCGGTGATGCGCTCCAACAGCAGCTGGAGTTCCTCCACACTGAAGGGCTTGGTTAGATAATCGTAAGCTCCATTCTTCATTGCTTGCACCGCCGATTGCACGGTGGCGTAGCCGGTGATCATCACCGCAATAGCGTCGGGACGGTGTTCACGGGTGTACCGTAGCGCCTCAAGACCTCCGGCCCCGGGGAGCTTAAGGTCGAGGAACACCACATCAACGGGTTGCGAATCCATCAGCCGATAAGCGTGTTCCGCGGAATCCGCGATCATCGTGTTGAATCCGAGTGACTGACCTACCTCTCGGCAAGCTTCACGAATGGAACGCTCGTCATCAACAATGAGCAGATTCAGAAAATTGGCCCCTTCCATCTGGGCGGTTGATCCCGCGGCTTCGGCTGTCAGCATGTTTTCCTCCGATTATGATTTTTGCTTGCAGTGGCGGCCGTCTGAGCATCTGGAAGTACAACAGCAGCCCCACCAATTCCCGGTTCCTCGGCGTCTAACAGTTCCCTTACCTTCCACGCCAATGGAATGGCGCTAAGCGGCTTTGGCAGTAGCGCCACTCCAATAGGGCCAACATTGATCTGCTTCCCATAACCGGAGATGCAGAGCACTCGCATTTGCGGACGAGATTGTCGAATTCTTGTAACCAGCTCCAGACCGCTCATGCCCGGCATCACCACATCCACAAGTAAAAGATGAATGGGAGCGGGGCGCCTACGAGAGACACGCAGTGCATCTTTGCCACTGCTGGCGGTGAGTACGTCGTAACCGCACTGGCGCAGCACACCGCTCACCGAGTCGCGTACGGCGCTATCGTCTTCCACCAGGAGCAACGTCTCTGAGCCACGCGGCGCCGCTTCCCTGCGGGCTCGAGGAAGCTCAATCGCCAGTTTTGCTTGCACACGCGGTAGTAGAACGCGCACTCGCGTGCCTTTCCCGATATGACTATCCACCCAGATAGCACCTCCCAGGTGGGTCACAATTTCATTGGCAGTTGCCAAGCCGAGACCGTGGCCCCGGCCATTCGCTTTCGTAGTGAAGAACGGCTCGAATAAGTGAGAACGGGTTTTGGCATCCATGCCGCTGCCGCTGTCGGTGATTTCAATGGTCACATAGTGCCCGGGCCGCAATGGCGGACGGCGCCTGGCCTGTTTGGCATCAACATGCAATTCAATCGTGCGAATTACCAGGCTGCCGCCCTGCGGCATAGCATCCCGCGCATTGAGAGCCAGATTGACTGCCAATTGTTCGATCTGGAAGGGATCTGCTTTCACATTTCCCAGCTTCGGAGAGCAGCGCACGCTGAGATTGATGTGCTCACCGATCAGCCGGGTGAGCATGCTTTGGATTCCGGTGAGCACCGGATTAAGAGCAAGAACTTTGGGCTCGGCAACTTGCTTCCGCTCAAACGCGAGCAGTTGCTGGATCAGGGCCGCTCCGCGATCGCTGGCCAACCGAATCTCCTCGGCGTGCCGCCACAGTGCGTGATCGGGCCCTAGCCCTGCCAGCAGCAGGTCGCAATACAGGCGCACGGCGGTCAAGAGATTATTAAAATCGTGGGCGACGCCGCCGGCTAACCTTCCAAGCGCTTCCAGCTTGTGCGCTTCACGACGTGCGTCCGTAGCTGGTGCGTATCCGGGAGTTACGCTCATCACAATCTTCCAATCCTGTTGAGAGACTGGCAAGCACTCTGTATTCCATTTTGAAAACTACAACGCGAAGTAACTCTGAGCGTAGCCTTTAAGCCCAAAATGAAGGGTGTTCGGCCGAATTGTTTGACAGCCTTGATTCCCGAAATGAATATGTGGTTCCGGAAGGACAAGAACACGTTCCAGCTAAGAGCCGGTATGTCAACGCAGTGCGTCGTCGGAGTCTGAGGCTGCTCTCGCCATTTCGGGAATGCGAACCTATGATTCGCCCGTAACGAAACTGATTCCCGATAGTCTCCGTCGAATTCCACAGCTTGAGTGAACTGCATAGTCCTATTTGTCTCATGTTGTCCCATTCCGGTAAGTGACTGAGGACACCGCAAACTGTGACTCAGGGTGGACTAACTCTCAGCTCAGCTGCTGCCTACGGCAGAGCCCCGCGTTCTGGCAGGGGAAGCCCTAAATCGCGTGGGCACAGGGGCCCTCGCCTGTGCGGCCGAGCGCCAGCTCGGCAAAACTGCAACACAACAATCTGCTATTCCTGGAAGGTCTCAACGAGAATGGTACGATCGGCGCAATGGCCCAAAAGCGGCTGACGATTCAACTTCGCGCACCGTACCACTGATTCATGCTCGATTTTTAGGAGTCAGTCCGGCAAAGGGGGAGGCCGCCTGAAGGCGATTGGCGGACGAATCTAATGAGTAGCGTTAAGTGGCGGCTACGGGCAGGCGCTTCTCTTGCCATCGGCGCAGCGAGTACGGTCCTTTGTTGGGGACTGATGCACCACTTCAATCAGGGAGCGGCGGACTTCAGCTATGCGGTTCGCGAAGCTAATGAATTGCTGCACGGTCGCAATCCTTACGCACTCTTTCCTTATGAATCCTATCCCATAACGGCGGCTATTTTCGCAATACCATTCGTTTGGTTCAAGCCAGAAGTGGGTGGGGCTGTATTCTTCGGCATCAGCTCGGCGCTGTTGGCTTGGGGGTTAACGCGATACAGCTATACACGGTTGCTGGTTTTCCTCGCTTATCCCTATTGGGCGGCGATGCTGACTGTACAATGGGCACCCTTAGTGATGGCGAGCGCGCTTCTGCCTTGGTTGTTGCCAGTTACGACAGCAAAACCTCAGCTTGGAGCTCCGATCTTCCTGACGCGACTGAATACGCGAGGGGCAATCGGCTGTGTTGTGGTCGTCCTCGCCAGCCTGGCGCTCATGCCTACATGGCCACTCGAGTGGTGGGCGAAGGTAGGCCACCACCCTCACTATGTTCCTTTGCTTGCATTACCTGGACCAGTGTTGCTGCTGGCACTGTGGCGGCAGAATGAGGATTCGCAACTCCTCCTCTTGAGCGCGCTGACGCCGCAACACTGGTTTTACGACAGCTTCATCTTGTGGTTGATCCCAAAAACCCGTCAGGAAATTTTGGCTACGGTATGTCTAAGTTGGGGAGCTGGAATCTGGCGCTGGTTTCGCACCCCGACTTCGTGGCAAGAAGTCGGATCATGGGCCGTGCTCTGGATCTACATTCCCATGTTGAGTCTGCTGCTGTTGAGAAGAGCGGTGCACCCCAGTAGATTGGCTTCTTGATTTTAGAATTGTAAAAGACGTTTGCGTTATTACGCTCACAACCCGGCAAGCTAAAACAAAATGGCTGGTCAGAATTGAATTCCGACCAGCCTTTGGAACGATCCCGCACCGCTAGACTAACGCCATCACTGACTTTCCACGCGCAACACCATCTGCGTCCCGCTATCCAGTTTCACATTGTGACGGTCGGAGGTGAGGACTGAGCCCTGGGCGGTATTGGCCGTGGGCGCCAAAGTGACATCCTTCATACCGACTGCGCCGCGGGAATTCGCGTTGAGGCCACCGCCCGGGCCAGCGCCTGCTGGTGCGGCACCGGTGTCAGAACCCTGCACTGAGCCGCTTGTCCCAGCGGAGGTATTGCCTTGCATTCCCCCACTTGAAGCTCTGCCTCCGGCGGGTGCTGCTGCGCCTGCAGGTTGCCCCGGAGCGCCACCGCCACCGGTGTCGCCTTCGGCGGGAAGCATGCTGGGAGCAGGCCCCAAGGCCTGAATAACAGCGTGCAAGGGGACCTCTTGGCCGTCTTTCAGCACGATCTTGTCGAACGCGATGCCCAGACGCGATCCCGAGTCACCGTTGCGTGGCTGCGCATCGGTGACGTGACCCATCACTTTAGAGCCGCGGGGAATTACGACCGTGCCGCCACTGCCTAGATCAGTGGGTATCTTGGCGGTTACAGGATCGCCCTGCTTGGCCTTTTTTGCATCAATGGATTTGCTCAGCTCTGCTGGTATAAGGGTACCTGGGTTGAAGACAATTCTCTTCTGACCAGACGCAGCCGATGGATTAGCTGCGGGCGGGTTACCTTGAGTAGATGCGTTTGGCGCCTGCGATCCTGCCGGATCCTGTGCTGCCGCCCCGAGTACCATCAGCAAGCAGACCAACAGTGATATGGACACTGATTTCATGAACCTATCCTCCTTCTCACACCTGTTCGGAACTGAGATGCGGCCGAGGCTGAGATTTGTCGCCAGCCAGCAACCCCAAAAGTCCTACCGAATTCCTGGCCTGTCCTGGTTGCAGCAGCAGCCCGGAACCCTGAATAATGGGGACTGGGCATGAGTCAAGAGAAGGTACTGATCGTCGAGGATGAAGTGAACGAGCGGGGAGGGCTAGCCGAGC
This genomic window contains:
- a CDS encoding GDP-mannose 4,6-dehydratase, which codes for MKKTESFRSVLIFGGAGFIGSNWARCLLANTDAKVHIYDNLSRQGVRHNLAELQSIAGRSGRLQITIGDVRNSAMVERAVRSATEIYHFAAQVAVTTSVSDPRTDFEVNMGGTFNILEAIRKSDRRPFLLFTSTNKVYGELNSYRLIASATRYGYADVWGVPESQPLDFHSPYGCSKGAADQYVHDYARIFKIPTVVFRMSCIAGPHQFGNEDQGWVAHFLYSALSGSPVYIYGDGRQVRDILCVDDLLRAFEAAREHRANTAGQVYNVGGGQGNTASLLELITEIRRLTGRTLQYQLSPMRPGDQLVYVTDFSKLRRDTGWKPQISLPETLEAMYEWWRRNRELFTPAAVAERLPGTSLEHVPEVAA
- a CDS encoding NAD-dependent epimerase/dehydratase family protein, giving the protein MNNKRVLVTGGAGFLGSHLIDALLKRGHTVRVYDNLTPQVHADGRPGYLASEIEFVNGDMRDPDQVREAVRNVDVIFHLAAAVGVGQSMYEIAHYMGANTQGTANLLQALLDTRCRIEKLIVASSMSIYGEGKYLCSTCGEVAPPPRPTAQLKQKSWEALCPRCGSVLKPVGTDESKPLQATSIYALSKKDQEEMALLFGRTYELPVVALRYFNIYGSRQALSNPYTGVAAIFASRLMNGNPPLVFEDGLQMRDFVSVYDVVQANLLAMELANANGRALNVGSGEAITVRDVACELARALGSDLSPEITGKYRGGDIRHCFADISAARKLLGYEPQVRFADGIQELVRWLGSQTAEDRAAEAVEKLTQYGLAA
- a CDS encoding beta-xylosidase, whose protein sequence is MVEAVMLWNEPNNLSHWDFKVDPDWKLFAEMAITAARAIRGVNPSLKVVLGGISPIDPNFMQLMASHGVLKEVDIVAVHGFPLDWNHWDIHSWPEKIDEIRQVTDKPVWVSEAGASSFGAEEVQLFGLHKTAELLLPLVERIHWYSLFDLPATWTATTRHKESEGSSYYRHYYMGLLREDGTPKISASDFPQGLGICQWFHYQDHRLETGVQWLRRLGVRYLRTGISWADSFRPDAQIWFDRQMHALDEFETTLTLCFTPEHLGMVPHYTSPPKQSQDFADFAAWAVDRYAPTTANNHRELGFPIAKDFSAAR
- a CDS encoding TIGR04290 family methyltransferase; this translates as MPAAPAITSLNREALAHRIDELGEWFHNLDLYGIPTAPNHFLGDFPQVKWKHIASAIPDDLRGAEVLDIGCNGGFYSIEMKRRGADRVLGIDVDDRYLNQARFAAQTLGLDIQFEKRSVYEVDQISGQFDYVLFMGVFYHLRYPLFALDKVIKKVRGSLLFQTMIRGSEAAKQWDKNYHFWNKQIFESPDFPCMYFIEHSYADDPTNWWLPNRPAAEAMLRSSGLQIMAHPEAETWLCTPRNAVRDGQYILDLELAGTL
- a CDS encoding sigma-54 dependent transcriptional regulator; amino-acid sequence: MLTAEAAGSTAQMEGANFLNLLIVDDERSIREACREVGQSLGFNTMIADSAEHAYRLMDSQPVDVVFLDLKLPGAGGLEALRYTREHRPDAIAVMITGYATVQSAVQAMKNGAYDYLTKPFSVEELQLLLERITGSLKLKTENRMLREKAKSKQGFGNIVGRSPEMEKLFRIISKAAHSTHPVLILGESGTGKELVARSIHFSGPYRDRPFIAVDCGSLVPTLIESELFGYVRGAFTGAARSKDGLLAIADSGTVFLDEIAELSVDLQAKLLRAIQEKEIRAVGSTKSMPINVRILAATNRDLEQGVAQGTFRRDLYFRLNVLTLRIPPLRERRQDIPLMASHFLDRLARSTGVQRTLSDDALKVMLSYDWPGNVRELENCLERAVAMSSGPVLHIADMPTALQNAQSPVQLGDSGDGKILPIAELERQTILSAIEQLNGDKLLAAKLLGIGKTTLYRKLKEYTSQN
- a CDS encoding ATP-binding protein, encoding MSVTPGYAPATDARREAHKLEALGRLAGGVAHDFNNLLTAVRLYCDLLLAGLGPDHALWRHAEEIRLASDRGAALIQQLLAFERKQVAEPKVLALNPVLTGIQSMLTRLIGEHINLSVRCSPKLGNVKADPFQIEQLAVNLALNARDAMPQGGSLVIRTIELHVDAKQARRRPPLRPGHYVTIEITDSGSGMDAKTRSHLFEPFFTTKANGRGHGLGLATANEIVTHLGGAIWVDSHIGKGTRVRVLLPRVQAKLAIELPRARREAAPRGSETLLLVEDDSAVRDSVSGVLRQCGYDVLTASSGKDALRVSRRRPAPIHLLLVDVVMPGMSGLELVTRIRQSRPQMRVLCISGYGKQINVGPIGVALLPKPLSAIPLAWKVRELLDAEEPGIGGAAVVLPDAQTAATASKNHNRRKTC
- a CDS encoding TrbI/VirB10 family protein; the encoded protein is MKSVSISLLVCLLMVLGAAAQDPAGSQAPNASTQGNPPAANPSAASGQKRIVFNPGTLIPAELSKSIDAKKAKQGDPVTAKIPTDLGSGGTVVIPRGSKVMGHVTDAQPRNGDSGSRLGIAFDKIVLKDGQEVPLHAVIQALGPAPSMLPAEGDTGGGGAPGQPAGAAAPAGGRASSGGMQGNTSAGTSGSVQGSDTGAAPAGAGPGGGLNANSRGAVGMKDVTLAPTANTAQGSVLTSDRHNVKLDSGTQMVLRVESQ